From Woronichinia naegeliana WA131, the proteins below share one genomic window:
- a CDS encoding YajQ family cyclic di-GMP-binding protein gives MASTYSFDIVSEFDRQELVNAIDQTTREINSRYDLKDTKTTLELSDDQITVNTASDMTLTAVQDILQAKAAKRNLSLKIFDYGQVESVSGNRVQQKISLKKGISQEIAKQISKQIRDDFKKVQPSIQGDVLRVSAKDKDDLQKVIQFLKQADYPIALQFTNYR, from the coding sequence ATGGCTTCCACCTACTCCTTTGATATTGTTAGTGAATTTGACCGTCAAGAATTAGTTAATGCGATTGATCAAACAACCCGTGAAATTAATAGCCGCTATGATTTAAAAGATACGAAGACCACCCTAGAACTCAGTGATGATCAGATCACGGTCAATACGGCTAGTGATATGACCTTAACGGCTGTTCAAGATATCCTCCAAGCGAAGGCAGCCAAGCGGAATTTATCACTGAAGATTTTTGACTATGGACAGGTGGAGTCCGTCAGTGGCAATCGGGTTCAGCAAAAAATTTCCCTCAAAAAAGGAATTAGTCAGGAGATCGCCAAACAAATTAGTAAGCAAATTCGGGATGATTTCAAAAAAGTTCAGCCTTCTATCCAAGGCGATGTTCTACGAGTTAGTGCCAAAGATAAGGATGATTTACAAAAGGTCATTCAATTTTTAAAACAAGCGGATTATCCGATCGCCCTTCAATTTACCAACTATCGTTAA
- a CDS encoding IS1 family transposase — protein sequence MLFNTIVCPSCQSIDIVKHGVSGEDKDRYKCRNLECKRRTFILNYTYQGHLPEVKEKIIDMAMNGSGIRDTARVLKISPSTVINELKKKESDLVFVNEKKLAELEPSQTIVKLCQWEDQSAELDEMWSFVNSKKEERWLWHAIDHDTGEILAYVLSGHKDEAFLRLKELLEPFGITQYYTDGWGAYERHIEPALHLVGKCNTQKIERKHLTLRTRIKRLARKTICFSKSIVMHDIVLGLFINRFEFGCLI from the coding sequence ATGCTATTTAATACGATTGTTTGTCCAAGTTGCCAAAGTATAGATATTGTTAAACACGGAGTATCGGGAGAAGACAAAGACCGGTATAAATGTCGTAATCTCGAATGTAAGCGTCGTACATTTATCTTGAATTATACTTACCAAGGTCATTTGCCAGAAGTCAAAGAAAAGATTATAGATATGGCAATGAATGGTAGCGGAATAAGAGATACAGCCCGTGTGTTGAAGATTAGTCCGTCAACGGTGATTAATGAACTAAAAAAAAAGGAGTCAGATTTGGTATTTGTGAACGAGAAGAAGCTAGCAGAACTGGAACCAAGTCAGACGATAGTCAAGCTATGCCAATGGGAAGACCAGTCAGCCGAACTAGATGAAATGTGGAGTTTTGTGAATAGTAAAAAAGAGGAAAGATGGTTATGGCATGCTATTGATCACGACACGGGTGAAATATTAGCTTATGTATTATCGGGTCATAAAGACGAAGCATTTCTAAGACTAAAAGAGTTATTAGAACCCTTTGGTATTACTCAATATTATACAGATGGATGGGGAGCATACGAACGACATATTGAGCCAGCCTTACATTTGGTTGGTAAGTGTAATACCCAAAAAATCGAACGAAAGCACCTGACATTAAGGACTCGAATAAAACGATTAGCTAGAAAAACGATTTGTTTCTCTAAATCTATTGTGATGCACGATATTGTCCTTGGATTATTTATCAATCGCTTTGAATTTGGGTGTCTCATTTAG
- a CDS encoding transposase, with protein MLEWWTKNFASCELGDERLNNRAFSIGKKLSEGFGKALSEVFKGGNELKRAYEFLGIRKQTLSR; from the coding sequence ATGTTGGAATGGTGGACAAAAAACTTTGCCAGTTGTGAATTGGGAGACGAGAGGCTAAACAATCGTGCCTTCTCGATTGGGAAAAAGTTAAGTGAGGGGTTTGGAAAAGCCTTATCAGAAGTGTTTAAGGGAGGAAACGAGTTAAAGAGGGCCTATGAATTTTTGGGAATCCGAAAACAGACTTTGTCAAGATAA